In Vespa velutina chromosome 1, iVesVel2.1, whole genome shotgun sequence, the following proteins share a genomic window:
- the LOC124949361 gene encoding cytochrome P450 307a1-like, with amino-acid sequence MLSLSLTTSLLIAVTVLALILILIDHLRSEKARKSEKILYSEGSFLPEAPGPKPWPILGSLHILGRYDVPYKAFADLVKVYDSQVIKLKMGSVPCVVVNGLENIKEVLFTKGPHFDSRPNFVRYHLLFCGNKENSLAFCNWSELQKTRREMLRAHTFPRSFTMRYNQLNDIIGAELEIMMDHLTSFLGTSIHAKPLILHTCASVFVKYFCSKSFTFDYKPFRRMVENFDKVFFEVNQGYAADFMPFLMPLHQRNMTRMANWSHEIRHFVDEDIIGERLDKWTSLIPEEDYVDCLINHVKTDTEPTMTWDVAMFALEDIIGGHSAVGNLLVKILGFLATRQHIQQIAQKEIDSVGIEEKFVGLGNRCLMPYTEAIILEAIRLIASPIVPHVANQESSIAGYRIEKDTFIFLNNYELNMSDELWISPKEFMPERFLRDGRLHKPEHFLPFGGGRRSCMGYKMVQYISFATIASLLKNFTILPVDKESYKVPIGTLALPEKTFNFRFVERR; translated from the exons ATGCTGTCGCTCAGCCTGACGACTTCCTTACTTATCGCTGTCACCGTGCTAGCTCTCATTCTTATCCTGATCGATCATCTTCGATCGGAAAAAGCTAGGAAAAGCGAGAAAATTCTTTACTCGGAAGGATCGTTTCTACCAGAAGCACCTGGTCCAAAACCTTGGCCAATTTTGGGATCCCTTCATATACTTGGACGTTACGATGTGCCTTACAAAGCCTTCGCCGATCTCGTCAAGGTCTACGACAGCCAAGTGATCAAGCTCAAGATGGGATCGGTACCTTGCGTTGTCGTCAATGGactcgaaaatattaaagaagtaCTCTTCACCAAGGGACCACATTTTGACTCCAGGCCAAACTTTGTTCGATATCATCTACTATTCTGTGGGAACAAGGAGAATt cTCTTGCCTTCTGCAACTGGTCCGAGTTACAAAAGACTCGTCGAGAGATGCTGAGAGCTCACACGTTCCCGCGTTCCTTTACGATGCGTTACAACCAATTGAACGACATAATAGGTGCCGAGTTGGAAATCATGATGGATCATCTAACTTCATTCTTGGGAACAAGCATTCATGCCAAACCATTAATTCTTCACACCTGTGCTAGCGTCTTCGTGAAATATTTCTGCTCAAAGAGTTTCACGTTCGATTATAAACCATTTCGTAGGATGGtcgaaaattttgataaagtaTTCTTCGAGGTTAATCAAGGTTATGCCGCTGATTTCATGCCTTTTCTAATGCCTCTTCATCAACGAAATATGACTAGAATGGCCAATTGGAGTCACGAAATTCGTCATTTCGTCGACGAAGATATTATTGGAGAACGATTGGACAAATGGACGTCTCTCATACCCGAAGAAGATTATGTCGATTGTCTGATAAATCACGTTAAGACAGATACCGAGCCAACTATGACTTGGGACGTGGCCATGTTTGCATTAGAGGATATAATAGGTGGTCACTCGGCCGTTGGCAATCTTCTCGTGAAAATTTTAGGATTTTTGGCGACTCGACAGCACATTCAACAAATAGCACAAAAAGAGATCGATTCGGTTGGCATTGAGGAGAAATTTGTTGGCTTGGGAAACAGATGTTTGATGCCTTATACCGAAGCTATCATTTTGGAAGCTATAAGATTGATCGCAAGTCCGATCGTACCACACGTGGCAAATCAGGAGAGTTCCATAGcag gCTATAGAATCGAAAAGGAcacgtttattttcttaaacaaTTACGAATTAAATATGTCCGATGAACTTTGGATCTCGCCGAAAGAATTCATGCCGGAAAGGTTCCTTCGCGATGGAAGACTTCACAAACCAGAACACTTCTTGCCATTCGGAGGTGGACGAAGATCGTGCATGGGTTATAAGATGGTTCAGTATATAAGCTTTGCGACGATTGCTTCGTTATTGAAAAACTTTACGATATTGCCGGTAGATAAGGAAAGTTATAAAGTACCAATTGGTACTTTAGCACTGCCAGAAAAGACCTTTAATTTTCGATTCGTTGAAAGACGGTAG
- the LOC124950196 gene encoding facilitated trehalose transporter Tret1-2 homolog isoform X2 translates to MNGNALSMDVKMEWKNNEEMKKRERSGVIYQILMSLSANVVVLGPAMGFGYSAVALGPLMSPSSDVKIDFNQANWIGLASVPTTVYSGEIANVKWRGTMVTWTGISIALALLIVYVFGCIFKDDWRMIALMCAIFPIISIALILLVLPESPIWLRERGRLDEALETLKKFRGIPKDDPVTMDILLELKPRNQQGNNNKKLLKNVFKRNALIPFIIMLMYFLFQQFSGIFVMIYYAIDIVRSAGITLDPYLGAVFIGLARLFGSILIAIFSSKHGRRIPSIISGSGMTIFMILLSIYLFVIDKGYVINDNGVIPAICIVMYIFLSTLGFLSIPFAMIGEIYPSKVKDLFSGLTTCITYIFSSITVKTYPNMLSYMGKHGVFFFYAIVSLAGTIFILLFLPETKGKSLNEIEDMFGKKKNENISKINDTIVIFSNDIENISVENDEKSKT, encoded by the exons ATGAATGGAAACGCTTTATCGATGGATGTTAAG ATGGAATGGAAGAACAACGAGGAAATGAAGAAACGCGAGAGAAGTGGAGTGATTTATCAG aTATTAATGAGCCTTAGCGCAAACGTTGTGGTACTTGGACCAGCTATGGGATTTGGTTATAGTGCAGTAGCACTTGGACCACTGATGTCTCCTTCCAGTGACGTGAAGATCGATTTTAATCAAGCGAACTGGATCG GCCTAGCTTCTGTTCCAACGACCGTTTATTCTGGTGAAATTGCTAATGTCAAATGGCGAGGTACTATGGTGACTTGGACTGGAATCTCCATTGCTTTGGCCCTTTTGATCGTTTATGTTTTTGGCTGTATATTTAAG gaTGATTGGCGAATGATAGCTCTGATGTGTGCTATATTTCCTATTATCTCGATTGCACTAATCCTGTTAGTATTACCAGAGTCTCCTATATGGTTACGAGAACGTGGCCGTTTGGATGAAGCATTGgagacattaaaaaaatttcgtggCATACCAAAGGATGATCCAGTGACCATGGATATTCTTTTAGAATTGAAACCAAGAAATCaacaaggaaataataataagaaattattgaagaatGTATTTAAGAGGAACGCTCTTATACCATTTATCATAATGTTGAtgtactttttatttcaacaattttcCGGTATATTCGTCATGATCTATTATGCGATAGATATAGTTCGAAGTGCTGGTATTACTTTAGATCCATATTTAGGAGCAGTTTTTATTGGATTAGCACGATTGTTCGGTAGTATCTTAATTgcaatattttcttcaaagCATGGCCGAAGAATTCCTTCTATCATTTCTGGTAGTGGTATGACTATCTTCATGATTTTACTCTCAATTTATTTGTTCGTCATCGATAAAGGATACGTCATAAATGATAACGGTGTTATACCAGCTATTTGCattgtaatgtatatatttttaagcaCCTTaggatttttatcgattcCATTTGCTATGATCGGTGAGATTTATCCTAGTAAAGTGAAGGATCTATTTTCTGGACTTACTACTTGCATCACTTACATATTCAGTTCGATAACGGTTAAAACTTATCCTAATATGTTGTCATATATGGGAAAACATggcgtcttttttttttatgcgatCGTTTCTTTAGCTGGAACAatctttattctattatttttacccGAGACCAAAGGGAAATCATTGAACGAGATCGAGGATAtgtttggaaagaaaaagaatgaaaatatttcgaaaataaatgatacaatCGTAATATTCTCCaacgatattgaaaatatatcagtagaaaatgatgaaaaaagtaaGACTTAG
- the LOC124947610 gene encoding DNA-directed RNA polymerases I, II, and III subunit RPABC2 — protein MADDDFDGDEVADDFDDVDDDDNIELEPQEEDGENIELLAAGEASGGVQRSKRITTRYMTKYERARVLGTRALQIAMCAPVMVELEGETDPLQIAMKELKQRKIPIVIRRYLPDNSYEDWGIDELIIIDH, from the exons ATGGCTGACGATGATTTCGACGGAGAcga GGTCGCTGATGATTTCGACGATgttgatgatgacgataatatcgaattagAACCACAAGAGGAAGATggtgaaaatattgaattattagcAGCTGGAGAAGCTTCCGGGGGCGTTCAAAGATCTAAAAGAATCACTACGAGATACATGACAAA GTACGAAAGAGCACGGGTTTTAGGGACAAGAGCATTACAGATAGCTATGTGCGCTCCTGTTATGGTAGAATTAGAAGGCGAGACGGATCCTTTACAAATCGctatgaaagaattaaaacaaaggaaaattcCTATTGTAATTCGACGATATTTACCAGATAACAGTTATGAAGATTGGGGCAtcgatgaattaattataatagatcattaa
- the LOC124950196 gene encoding facilitated trehalose transporter Tret1-2 homolog isoform X1 — protein MNGNALSMDVKMEWKNNEEMKKRERSGVIYQILMSLSANVVVLGPAMGFGYSAVALGPLMSPSSDVKIDFNQANWIATASALGIPVGCVLSSILMRWGRKLTLFIVSIVSFIGWIIIYMSNSYEEIFIGRVISGIGTGLASVPTTVYSGEIANVKWRGTMVTWTGISIALALLIVYVFGCIFKDDWRMIALMCAIFPIISIALILLVLPESPIWLRERGRLDEALETLKKFRGIPKDDPVTMDILLELKPRNQQGNNNKKLLKNVFKRNALIPFIIMLMYFLFQQFSGIFVMIYYAIDIVRSAGITLDPYLGAVFIGLARLFGSILIAIFSSKHGRRIPSIISGSGMTIFMILLSIYLFVIDKGYVINDNGVIPAICIVMYIFLSTLGFLSIPFAMIGEIYPSKVKDLFSGLTTCITYIFSSITVKTYPNMLSYMGKHGVFFFYAIVSLAGTIFILLFLPETKGKSLNEIEDMFGKKKNENISKINDTIVIFSNDIENISVENDEKSKT, from the exons ATGAATGGAAACGCTTTATCGATGGATGTTAAG ATGGAATGGAAGAACAACGAGGAAATGAAGAAACGCGAGAGAAGTGGAGTGATTTATCAG aTATTAATGAGCCTTAGCGCAAACGTTGTGGTACTTGGACCAGCTATGGGATTTGGTTATAGTGCAGTAGCACTTGGACCACTGATGTCTCCTTCCAGTGACGTGAAGATCGATTTTAATCAAGCGAACTGGATCG CTACTGCATCTGCTTTGGGTATTCCGGTTGGTTGCGTTCTATCGAGTATTTTGATGAGATGGGGTAGAAAGTTAACTTTATTCATcgtttcgatcgtttctttcatCGGTTGGATAATCATTTACATGTCTAACAGCTACGAAGAGATATTCATAGGTAGAGTAATTTCTGGGATCGGTACAGGCCTAGCTTCTGTTCCAACGACCGTTTATTCTGGTGAAATTGCTAATGTCAAATGGCGAGGTACTATGGTGACTTGGACTGGAATCTCCATTGCTTTGGCCCTTTTGATCGTTTATGTTTTTGGCTGTATATTTAAG gaTGATTGGCGAATGATAGCTCTGATGTGTGCTATATTTCCTATTATCTCGATTGCACTAATCCTGTTAGTATTACCAGAGTCTCCTATATGGTTACGAGAACGTGGCCGTTTGGATGAAGCATTGgagacattaaaaaaatttcgtggCATACCAAAGGATGATCCAGTGACCATGGATATTCTTTTAGAATTGAAACCAAGAAATCaacaaggaaataataataagaaattattgaagaatGTATTTAAGAGGAACGCTCTTATACCATTTATCATAATGTTGAtgtactttttatttcaacaattttcCGGTATATTCGTCATGATCTATTATGCGATAGATATAGTTCGAAGTGCTGGTATTACTTTAGATCCATATTTAGGAGCAGTTTTTATTGGATTAGCACGATTGTTCGGTAGTATCTTAATTgcaatattttcttcaaagCATGGCCGAAGAATTCCTTCTATCATTTCTGGTAGTGGTATGACTATCTTCATGATTTTACTCTCAATTTATTTGTTCGTCATCGATAAAGGATACGTCATAAATGATAACGGTGTTATACCAGCTATTTGCattgtaatgtatatatttttaagcaCCTTaggatttttatcgattcCATTTGCTATGATCGGTGAGATTTATCCTAGTAAAGTGAAGGATCTATTTTCTGGACTTACTACTTGCATCACTTACATATTCAGTTCGATAACGGTTAAAACTTATCCTAATATGTTGTCATATATGGGAAAACATggcgtcttttttttttatgcgatCGTTTCTTTAGCTGGAACAatctttattctattatttttacccGAGACCAAAGGGAAATCATTGAACGAGATCGAGGATAtgtttggaaagaaaaagaatgaaaatatttcgaaaataaatgatacaatCGTAATATTCTCCaacgatattgaaaatatatcagtagaaaatgatgaaaaaagtaaGACTTAG